From the genome of Amycolatopsis granulosa:
TGCCAGGTACCCGTCGCCGGCACGTCGGTGCGCAGCTCCAAGCGGTCCTGGCGGGCGGCCACCCGGGTGATCGACGCGCCGAGGGCATCCGGCGCACCCACCGCCTTCAGGGCCGTGTCGATGGCGGACCTCCCTGCTCCATCCGGGTAATTAGGTTCGCCTTACCTTACTCGTCGCGGCCGCGCGCGCCAGTTCCGGTACCCGCCGGGGTGTTCGCGGTGAGCGGACAAACCCGGGCCCGTGGAATCGCCGGGAGAAGCCGTGCGTTGGACTCTTACGTCAGCGACCAGCGCAGACTCATCGCCGGGCACGTCCGGCGTCTACACCAGCTGTGACCTAATCCGCCCCAGTGGTAGTCCGGCGGGACCGCCTGGCTACTACAGTGGACTCACGGTGCTGAATCCATCGCCACGTGATGGGTGCTCACCGCCGGCGCAGCAGTCGAGGGAGTGGGAATGTTCGAGAGGTTCACCGACCGCGCGAGGCGGGTGGTCGTCCTGGCCCAGGAAGAGGCCCGGATGCTCAACCACAACTACATCGGCACCGAGCACATCCTCCTGGGCCTGATCCACGAGGGTGAGGGTGTCGCCGCCAAGGCGCTCGAATCGTTGGGTATCGCGCTGGAAGGCGTCCGTCAGCAGGTCGAGGAGATCATCGGCCAGGGCCAGCAGGCGCCGAGCGGGCACATCCCGTTCACCCCGCGTGCCAAGAAGGTGCTCGAGCTGTCGCTGCGCGAGGCGCTGCAGCTCGGCCACAACTACATCGGCACCGAGCACATCCTGCTCGGCCTGATCCGCGAGGGCGAGGGCGTCGCCGCGCAGGTGCTCGTCAAGCTCGGCGCGGACCTCAACCGGGTGCGCCAGCAGGTGCTGCAGCTGCTGTCCGGCTACCAGGGCAAGGAGCCGGCCGAGGCCGGCGCCGGCCGTGGCGAGGGCACCCCGTCGTCGTCGCTGGTGCTCGACCAGTTCGGCCGCAACCTCACCCAGTCGGCGCGTGAGGGCAAGCTGGACCCGGTGATCGGGCGCGGCAAGGAGATCGAGCGGGTCATGCAGGTGCTGTCCCGCCGCACCAAGAACAACCCGGTGCTGATCGGCGAGCCCGGCGTCGGCAAGACCGCCGTCGTCGAGGGCCTGGCCCAGAACATCGTCAAGGGCGAGGTGCCCGAGACGCTCAAGGACAAGCAGCTCTACACGCTCGACCTGGGCTCCCTGGTCGCCGGTTCCCGCTACCGCGGTGACTTCGAAGAGCGCCTGAAGAAGGTGCTCAAGGAGATCAAGACGCGCGGCGACATCATCCTGTTCATCGACGAGCTGCACACGCTCGTCGGCGCGGGTGCCGCCGAGGGTGCGATCGACGCCGCGTCGATCCTCAAGCCGATGCTGGCCCGTGGCGAGCTGCAGACCATCGGCGCCACCACGCTCGAGGAGTACCGCAAGTACATCGAGAAGGACGCCGCGCTGGAGCGCCGCTTCCAGCCGATCCAGGTCGGCGAGCCCTCGCTCGAGCACACCATCGAGATCCTCAAGGGCCTGCGGGACCGCTACGAGGCGCACCACCGGGTGTCGATCACCGACTCCGCGCTGGTCGCCGCGGCCACCCTGGCCGACCGGTACATCAACGACCGGTTCCTGCCGGACAAGGCGATCGACCTGATCGACGAGGCCGGTGCCCGCATGCGCATCCGCCGCATGACGGCTCCGCCGGACCTGCGCGAGTTCGACGAGAAGATCGCCAAGGTCCGCCGCGACAAGGAGTCCGCGATCGACGCGCAGGACTTCGAGCGCGCCGCGCGGCTGCGTGACGAGGAGAAGAACCTGCTCGCGCAGAAGTCCGAGCGGGAGAAGCAGTGGAAGGACGGTGACCTGGACGTCGTCGCCGAGGTTGACGACGAGCAGATCGCCGAGGTCCTCGCCAACTGGACCGGCATCCCGGTGTTCAAGCTCACCGAGGAGGAGACCACGCGTCTGCTCCGCATGGAGGACGAGCTGCACAAGCGGATCATCGGCCAGGAGGACGCCGTCCGGGCCGTCTCCCAGGCGATCCGCCGCACCCGTGCCGGCCTGAAGGACCCGAAGCGCCCGTCCGGCTCGTTCATCTTCGCCGGCCCGTCCGGTGTCGGTAAGACCGAGCTGTCCAAGGCGCTGGCCGAGTTCCTGTTCGGCGAGGACGACGCCCTGATCCAGATCGACATGGGCGAGTTCCACGACCGCTACACCGCCTCGCGGCTGTTCGGTGCCCCTCCGGGGTACGTCGGCTACGAGGAGGGCGGCCAGCTCACCGAGAAGGTGCGCCGCAAGCCGTTCTCGGTGGTCCTGTTCGACGAGATCGAGAAGGCCCACCAGGAGATCTACAACACCCTGTTGCAGGTCCTCGAGGACGGCCGCCTCACCGACGGTCAGGGCCGCACGGTCGACTTCAAGAACACGGTGCTGATCTTCACCTCGAACCTGGGCACGTCGGACATCTCCAAGACCGTCAGCCTGGGCTTCTCTTCCGGTGGCGACGAGGGATCGCGCTACGAGAAGATGAAGCAGAAGGTCAACGAGGAGATGAAGAAGCACTTCCGGCCGGAGTTCCTGAACCGGATCGACGACATCATCGTCTTCCACCAGCTCACCCAGGAGCAGATCATCGAGATGGTCGACCTGATGGTGACGCGGGTGGAGACCCAGCTGAAGGCCAAGGACATGGCCATCGAGCTGACCGACAAGGCGAAGGCGCTGCTCGCGAAGCGCGGCTTCGACCCGGTGCTCGGTGCCCGTCCGCTGCGCCGGACCATCCAGCGGGAGATCGAGGACCAGCTGTCCGAGAAGATCCTGTTCGGCGAGATCGAGCCGGGTCAGATCGTGATCGTCGACGTCGAGGGCTGGAGCGGCAACCCGGAGGACCGCGACGACGAGGCGCGCTTCGTCTTCCGCGGCGAGCCGAAGCCGGCCGAGGTCCCCGACGCCCCGCCGGTGAGCATCGGCGCGGGCCACGAGGACGACGCCGAAGGCGAGCGCTGATCGACCAGCCGATCGCGCGAGTGCCCCCAGGGACTTCCCTGGGGGCACTCGTATGTCCGGGACCAGTGAGGCCGCGCCGCGATCTGGAACAGTGGTACCCGTGCGGGTGGCACTGCTCGGCCCGGTGCGGGCCCAGGCGGACGACGGCACGCCGATCGACATCGGCGGCGCCCGGCTGCGCATGCTCCTCGCCCGGCTCGCGCTCGATCCCGGCCGCGCGGTCGGTACCGGCGCGCTCATCGACGGCCTGTGGGGCGCCGACCCACCCGCGGACGCCGGCAACGCACTACAGTCCCTGGTCTCGCGGCTGCGCCGGGCGCTGGGCGGCGCGGGCACGGTCCGCTCCTCGCCCGGCGGCTACACGCTGGACGCCGAGGTCGACACCCACCGCTTCGAGGAACTCGCCGGGCGCGGGCGCCGCGAACTGGCGGCCGGCCGGCACGCGGAGGCTGCCGCGGTTCTCGCCGAGGCCCTGGCGTTGTGGCGCGGGGAGGCACTGACCGGCGTGCGCGACGCCCCGTTCGCGCAGGCGCCGGTCACCCGGCTGGACGACCTGCGCCTCGCGGCCCGGGAGGACCGGTTCGAGGCCGAGCTGGCCCTCGGCCGCCACGCCGAGGTGCTCGCCGACCTG
Proteins encoded in this window:
- a CDS encoding ATP-dependent Clp protease ATP-binding subunit, with amino-acid sequence MFERFTDRARRVVVLAQEEARMLNHNYIGTEHILLGLIHEGEGVAAKALESLGIALEGVRQQVEEIIGQGQQAPSGHIPFTPRAKKVLELSLREALQLGHNYIGTEHILLGLIREGEGVAAQVLVKLGADLNRVRQQVLQLLSGYQGKEPAEAGAGRGEGTPSSSLVLDQFGRNLTQSAREGKLDPVIGRGKEIERVMQVLSRRTKNNPVLIGEPGVGKTAVVEGLAQNIVKGEVPETLKDKQLYTLDLGSLVAGSRYRGDFEERLKKVLKEIKTRGDIILFIDELHTLVGAGAAEGAIDAASILKPMLARGELQTIGATTLEEYRKYIEKDAALERRFQPIQVGEPSLEHTIEILKGLRDRYEAHHRVSITDSALVAAATLADRYINDRFLPDKAIDLIDEAGARMRIRRMTAPPDLREFDEKIAKVRRDKESAIDAQDFERAARLRDEEKNLLAQKSEREKQWKDGDLDVVAEVDDEQIAEVLANWTGIPVFKLTEEETTRLLRMEDELHKRIIGQEDAVRAVSQAIRRTRAGLKDPKRPSGSFIFAGPSGVGKTELSKALAEFLFGEDDALIQIDMGEFHDRYTASRLFGAPPGYVGYEEGGQLTEKVRRKPFSVVLFDEIEKAHQEIYNTLLQVLEDGRLTDGQGRTVDFKNTVLIFTSNLGTSDISKTVSLGFSSGGDEGSRYEKMKQKVNEEMKKHFRPEFLNRIDDIIVFHQLTQEQIIEMVDLMVTRVETQLKAKDMAIELTDKAKALLAKRGFDPVLGARPLRRTIQREIEDQLSEKILFGEIEPGQIVIVDVEGWSGNPEDRDDEARFVFRGEPKPAEVPDAPPVSIGAGHEDDAEGER